The Deltaproteobacteria bacterium DNA window TATTGCAGGTCGGAGCCAGAAACTCTCAAAACTACTCATTACTAAAGCAGATCGGTAAATCGCGTAAGCCCGTTCTTCTGAAAAGAGGCATGTCCACTACCATAAAAGAGTTCTTGATGAGCGCAGAGTACATACTATCCGAAGGGAATGAAGATGTAATGCTCTGCGAGAGGGGAATCAGGACGTTCGAGACCGCAACCAGAAATACATTTGACCTGAACGCGATTCCTGTGCTCAAGGAAAAAACCCATCTTCCCATAATAGCCGACCCCAGCCACGGCACGGGGTACTGGCAGTATGTCACCCCTATGGCTCTGGCCGCGATAGCCGCAGGAGCTGACGGGCTTATTATAGAGGTTCATAATAATCCTGAAATCGCTATAAGCGACGGGGGGCAATCACTCAAGCCCAAGAAGTTCTCAATTTTGATGGAAAAGGCGGCCCCTGTCGCCCGCGCTGTAGGAAAGGAAATATAAAAAGCCCTCTGAATCCTAAGTCTTTTTGAGTACCCTTCGGCCTTCGATACTAATCATCCCTCCGGCGACAAGCCTTATTGCTTCGGGATAGATCCTGTGCTCCTCCTCATGAATCCTTTCAAGAAGAGCGTCTTCCGTATCGTCTTCGTGTACCGGCACCACTGACTGGAGTATTATGGGCCCGGTATCGACTCCTTCGTCTACGAAATGAACCGTTACGCCTGTGTACTTCACACCATACTCGAGCGCCTGCCCGGCAGCGTTTATTCCGGGAAACGAGGGGAGAAGCGCGGGGTGCAGATTTATAATCCTGTTCTTATAAGCCCTCACGAAAACGGGGGAAAATATTCTCATAAAACCCGCAAGCGCTATCAGCTCGATTCCGTAGGGTTCGATCGCGCTTAAAACGTCCCTGTCGTACTCCTCCCTGTTCTTATAACCCCTGTGGTCGATCACCTCACACTGAATTCCATGCTTTTTAGCCCGCTCCAGGGCATAGGCGCCGGGGTTGTTACTGAAAACAAGCGCAATTTCTACACAAGGAATATCGGCATCGATTATCGCCTGAAGATTTGTGCCGCTTCCGGAAACAAAAACGGCGAGTCTGGTCTTTTTCACCTGCAGGGCCTCATTGATAAAAGAATTAAAACGAGAAAGATACTACACAACAGCCTGGGACAAAACAAACAATCATTAAATTTTGAGGAGGCCGGTTCGGTATAATGAATCGAGTATGTTATGGAAAGTCTCGAGCAGGGAATCAAAAACGGCAAAAAAAAAAAAGAACCAAGGCAGCTACCTACTTTCCCACTCCCGTACAGGAGCAGTATCATCGGCCTTGAAGAGCTTAACTTCCGGGTTCGGAATGGGACCGGGTGTTCCCTCTTCAGCATTGCCACCCAGATTCTGCGATATAAATTACATCAGATATCAAATATGTCAATACTCGAATTTGAATAAAAACAATAAAAATGCTTTAATTTTTATGAATGGATAAACTTGTTGACAGCTTCATAGAATCGCTCAGGAGAAGAGAGACAACAAAGGAAACATACAGAAAGGCGCTGCGCGAGTTTTCAAAGTGGCTTGGCAATGTTTCCCCTGCGGGTCTCAACTCAAACGACATACAGCGCTACAAGGACTACCTAATCTCTAAAGATTTATCCCCGACGTCGATGTCCGCATATTTAACCGCGGTGAGGAGATTCTATGAATATTTAGTCTCGACGGGAAAAATAAACGAGAATCCGGCCAGAAGCGTCAAGGGAAGCTCGCGTCCCCAAAGGCATCTCACCGATTCGATTTCGCGCGAAGACATCGCAAAACTATTCAGCGTGATCGACCTTAATTCGCCTCTGGGGGTAAGGGACGGGGCTATATTAAATCTGATGGCGAGGTCCGGATTGAGCGAAATTGAAATAGTGAGGGCGAACCTCCAGGATCTTAAATCAAGAGACGGCACCAAAGTGATATACGTACAGGGCAAGAACAAGGATAAAAAAGATGAATAAGTAAGTCTCAGTCCGGGTGTAGAGCAGTCGGTTGAGAGTTATCTGGAGCAAAGAGGAGACTCGGGCGGGGAGGAACCGCTCTTCTGGGGGATCGGAAACAGGTCGATCAAGGAGAGAATTACGACCCGCGGGATCAGGGCGCGCGTGAATCATTACTTCGAGCTTTCGGGAATCAAAAAGGAGGGGATAAAACCGGTAAGCCTGAGGCACACAGCGGCAATGCTTGCGATCGAAGAAGGCGCTACCGTTTCGGAAATAAAACAGATGCTAAGGCTGAAGACTACCGAATCCGCTCTTGTCTATTTTGAAGAAGCAAAAGAGCTGATGAGAAAGTAAAAGATTCCTTGTAAACTATCAGGCAAAAAGAGCGCCGCCGGCTGTAAAAATCTGACGTCAAGCCTTTTCAAGATAGCTTTTTATCGGATAGACCCTGCCCGCGCGCTTTAATTTCTTTATAGCCTTTACCTCTATCTGCCTTATCCTCTCACGCGTAACGTTAAACTCATGGCCCACCTCTTCAAGCGTGTGCTCTTTTTCATCGTCTATCCCGAACCTGAGCCTCACAATGCTTTCTTCTCTCGTGTTGAGCACGGAAGAAAGGGCGTTGCTTATTATCTCCTTAAGCTCGCTCATTTCGAGCACCTTGACCGGAGAAGTGGTGTTTGAGTCCTCTATAAGATCAACGAGCTTACTGTCCTCTTCGTCCCCTATAGGAGTCTCAAGCGAAATGGGGTCTTTTGAAATTTTAAGCACGCGCGCGACCTTATCAGCGTGTATACCGACCTTTTCAGCTATCTCTTCAGGCAGCGGCTCTCTTCCAAGCTCCTGCACAAGGAGCCTCGAAGTCCTGACAATCCTGTTAATAGTCTCAGTCATATGGACCGGGATCCTAATTATTCTGGACTGATCAGCAAGGGCTCTGGTTATCGCCTGCCTTATCCACCACGTGGCATAGGTTGAAAATTTGTATCCTCTGTTATGTTCGAACTTTTCAACCGCTCTCATGAGTCCCATATTCCCTTCCTGTATCAAATCGAGAAACGGAAGGCCGCGGTTTATGTACCGCCTGGCGATACTGACTACAAGACGCAAATTTGACTCTATCAGCTTCCGCCTCGCACTTTGGGTCATATGCTCCCCCAGATCGATTCTTCTAAGAGACTTCTTGAGCATTAGGGTATTCGCTTCCGCTTCGGCAAGTAAATCCTGCATATTGTCCTGTAATTCCTTTTTTGCCCTCGAAGCCGGGGAGAGCTTCTTTTTACGGGGTCCTGCATACTGGTTCTTTACCCCTTCCAGCTTGTCTATGTGACTGCGGGCTACCGAGACAATTCTTTCCATCTGAAATCCGTTCAGGTTTATTTCTTCCATATAAGCCAGCATTTTGTTGTTATTTCTCTTTATTCTCTGGAGGAGGACTTTTTTCTTCTTTTCGCTAACGCTTTCCAGTTCCTTTCTGAATTGCTCGTTCTCTTCAAAGAGCCTGGTTATAGAGTTTATGGAGTTTCTTATGCCAAGATCCACCTCTTCCTCGACGGAATTATCGGCATCGTCGAGTGAACTCGTGATATCCCTTATATCCAAACTCCCTTTTTCGAGCTCTTCCGCAAGACTTATTATTTCCTTCAACAAAAGAGACGAACTCAATATCGCTCTTGCGACGATTCTCCTGCCGGTCTCAATTTCTTTGGCAATACGTATTTCCTGCTCCCTGGTCAGAAGGGAATGGTCGGCTATTTCATGGAGATAAAACCTTATTAAGTCATATTCGTTAGCGTTTTCCCTGGCGTTCTTTAAGTTAAAAACGTATTTATTCCCCTTCTCACTTATTTCCTCATCTTCGTCCGCGTTTTCATTCTCACTGTCCTTAAGGTAAACATTATCGCCCTTTAGCTTTTCGTCCTCTGAAGGTTCGACCGCCGAATCGGATAGCCTGTCCTCCGTGACGCTATCGATTTGAAAGTCGTTCTTTTTATTCTTTCCCATTAGGCTCTCCCTTCTTCCGGTTTTTTTGTTTCATTAAGTCCGAGTATTCCTTCAGAAGCTCTTTCTCAAGTAAAGAGTCTTTATTTTTCACCGCTTCATCCATCTTAAGACGTAGACCTTTTAACCCCTCTTCGAGCTTTAGCAGTTTTAATTTGCCTATGCATGAATCGATCATTTTGCCCGCCGTTTTCTCATCGGATATTCCCGAAGATGAAAACAGCGCTTCCGAAATAAGACTCTGCGCAGGATTGCCCTGAAAATTTTGTAAAAGTGACGACGGGTCGTGCACGCCTTTTTCGACAATTTCATCCAGT harbors:
- a CDS encoding phage integrase N-terminal SAM-like domain-containing protein, which codes for MDKLVDSFIESLRRRETTKETYRKALREFSKWLGNVSPAGLNSNDIQRYKDYLISKDLSPTSMSAYLTAVRRFYEYLVSTGKINENPARSVKGSSRPQRHLTDSISREDIAKLFSVIDLNSPLGVRDGAILNLMARSGLSEIEIVRANLQDLKSRDGTKVIYVQGKNKDKKDE
- the purN gene encoding phosphoribosylglycinamide formyltransferase, with amino-acid sequence MKKTRLAVFVSGSGTNLQAIIDADIPCVEIALVFSNNPGAYALERAKKHGIQCEVIDHRGYKNREEYDRDVLSAIEPYGIELIALAGFMRIFSPVFVRAYKNRIINLHPALLPSFPGINAAGQALEYGVKYTGVTVHFVDEGVDTGPIILQSVVPVHEDDTEDALLERIHEEEHRIYPEAIRLVAGGMISIEGRRVLKKT
- the rpoD gene encoding RNA polymerase sigma factor RpoD codes for the protein MGKNKKNDFQIDSVTEDRLSDSAVEPSEDEKLKGDNVYLKDSENENADEDEEISEKGNKYVFNLKNARENANEYDLIRFYLHEIADHSLLTREQEIRIAKEIETGRRIVARAILSSSLLLKEIISLAEELEKGSLDIRDITSSLDDADNSVEEEVDLGIRNSINSITRLFEENEQFRKELESVSEKKKKVLLQRIKRNNNKMLAYMEEINLNGFQMERIVSVARSHIDKLEGVKNQYAGPRKKKLSPASRAKKELQDNMQDLLAEAEANTLMLKKSLRRIDLGEHMTQSARRKLIESNLRLVVSIARRYINRGLPFLDLIQEGNMGLMRAVEKFEHNRGYKFSTYATWWIRQAITRALADQSRIIRIPVHMTETINRIVRTSRLLVQELGREPLPEEIAEKVGIHADKVARVLKISKDPISLETPIGDEEDSKLVDLIEDSNTTSPVKVLEMSELKEIISNALSSVLNTREESIVRLRFGIDDEKEHTLEEVGHEFNVTRERIRQIEVKAIKKLKRAGRVYPIKSYLEKA